From Pseudomonas alcaligenes, a single genomic window includes:
- a CDS encoding YdcF family protein, which translates to MELRFILKQLLLPPGGLFLLIVLAWLARVRRPQLASVCLLLGLGGLWLMSLPVVVEQAARWLERDPALAEAQWPELARRADAIVVLGSGREESDLAWGGDQPSVTAIERLRYAARLQRASGLPLLISGGLHYGQPPSEAALMAEVLQRDFGVATHWREERSRTTWENAVFSAELLRAQGVQRVLLVTQAGHMPRARWCFERQGLQVVAAPLGFLGVANERPLGGWLPEGKALWQSTRLLNEALGLLLYPLLYR; encoded by the coding sequence ATGGAGCTGCGTTTCATCCTCAAGCAACTGCTGCTACCGCCTGGCGGCTTGTTCCTACTGATTGTCCTGGCCTGGCTGGCGCGCGTACGGCGCCCGCAGCTTGCCTCCGTGTGCCTGCTGCTGGGCCTGGGTGGCCTGTGGCTGATGAGCCTGCCGGTGGTGGTCGAGCAGGCGGCGCGCTGGCTGGAGCGCGACCCGGCGCTGGCCGAGGCGCAGTGGCCGGAACTGGCCCGGCGCGCCGATGCCATCGTAGTGCTCGGTTCGGGGCGCGAGGAGTCGGATCTGGCCTGGGGTGGCGATCAGCCGAGTGTCACCGCCATCGAGCGCCTGCGCTATGCGGCGCGCCTGCAGCGGGCCTCGGGCCTGCCGCTGCTGATCAGCGGCGGCCTGCACTATGGCCAGCCGCCCAGCGAGGCGGCGTTGATGGCCGAGGTGCTGCAGCGCGATTTCGGCGTGGCCACCCACTGGCGCGAGGAGCGCAGCCGCACCACCTGGGAGAATGCCGTGTTCAGCGCCGAGCTGCTGCGTGCCCAGGGTGTGCAGCGGGTGCTGCTGGTGACCCAGGCCGGGCATATGCCGCGGGCGCGCTGGTGCTTCGAGCGCCAGGGCTTGCAAGTGGTGGCCGCCCCGCTGGGCTTTCTCGGCGTGGCCAACGAGCGGCCGCTGGGGGGGTGGCTGCCGGAAGGCAAGGCGCTGTGGCAGAGCACGCGCCTGCTCAACGAGGCGCTCGGCCTGCTGCTCTATCCGCTGCTGTATCGCTGA
- the lnt gene encoding apolipoprotein N-acyltransferase — MRWITQPGWPGNLLALAGGACTTLALAPFDIWPLALVAIALFYLGLRELNPRQALLRGWCYGLGLFLAGTSWIYVSIHDYGAASMPLAAFLTFGFSAGVALFFALPAWLWVRWLRRNDAPLADAAAFAALWLAQEAFRGWFLTGFPWLYAGYSQLHGPLAGLAPVGGMWLLSLSLALTAALLVNLPRLRRHKPQLAAGLLLLLAPWAIGLALGGHAWTQAKGAPLKVAAMQGNVAQNMKWDPEQLSAQLALYRDMTLNSQPADLIVWPETAVPVLKEHAEGYLQFMSHVAAERQSTLITGVPVRQLNERGEKRYYNGITVAGSGGTYLKQKLVPFGEYVPLQEVLRGLIAFFDLPMSDFARGPSDQGPLQAHGLNIAPFICYEVVYPEFAAGLAAQSDLLLTVSNDTWFGTSIGPLQHLQMAQMRALEAGRWMIRATNNGVTALIDPQGRISTQIPQFQQAVLYGQVQPVEGLTPYLRWRAWPLAGLCLALLGWALWARRRGTSSAARMQTA; from the coding sequence ATGCGCTGGATCACCCAACCCGGCTGGCCGGGCAACCTGCTGGCTCTCGCCGGCGGCGCCTGCACCACCCTGGCCCTGGCTCCCTTCGATATCTGGCCGCTGGCTCTGGTCGCCATCGCCCTCTTCTATCTCGGCCTGCGCGAGCTGAACCCACGCCAGGCCCTGCTGCGTGGCTGGTGCTACGGCCTCGGGCTGTTCCTTGCCGGCACCAGCTGGATCTACGTCAGCATCCACGACTACGGCGCCGCCTCAATGCCGCTGGCAGCCTTCCTCACCTTCGGCTTCAGCGCCGGCGTGGCGCTGTTCTTCGCCCTGCCCGCCTGGCTGTGGGTGCGCTGGCTGCGCCGCAACGATGCGCCACTGGCCGACGCTGCGGCCTTCGCCGCCCTGTGGTTGGCCCAGGAAGCTTTCCGCGGCTGGTTCCTCACCGGCTTCCCCTGGCTCTACGCCGGCTACAGCCAGCTGCACGGCCCGCTGGCCGGGCTGGCTCCGGTCGGCGGCATGTGGCTGCTTTCCCTCAGCCTGGCGCTGACCGCCGCCCTGCTGGTCAACCTGCCGCGCCTGCGCCGGCACAAGCCGCAGCTGGCCGCCGGCCTGCTTCTGCTGCTGGCGCCCTGGGCCATCGGCCTGGCTCTTGGCGGCCATGCCTGGACCCAGGCCAAGGGCGCACCGCTCAAGGTCGCCGCCATGCAGGGCAACGTCGCACAGAACATGAAGTGGGATCCCGAGCAGCTCAGCGCCCAGCTGGCGCTGTACCGCGACATGACCCTGAACAGCCAGCCGGCCGACCTGATCGTCTGGCCGGAAACGGCCGTGCCGGTACTCAAGGAACACGCCGAGGGCTACCTGCAGTTCATGAGCCACGTCGCCGCCGAGCGCCAGTCCACTCTGATCACCGGCGTGCCGGTGCGCCAGCTCAACGAGCGCGGCGAGAAGCGCTACTACAACGGCATTACCGTGGCTGGCAGCGGCGGCACCTATCTCAAGCAGAAGCTGGTGCCCTTCGGCGAATACGTGCCGCTGCAGGAAGTACTGCGCGGGCTGATCGCCTTCTTCGACCTGCCGATGTCCGACTTCGCCCGCGGCCCCTCCGACCAGGGCCCGCTGCAGGCCCACGGCCTGAACATTGCGCCGTTCATCTGCTACGAGGTGGTCTATCCGGAATTCGCCGCTGGCCTGGCCGCGCAGAGCGACCTGCTGCTGACGGTGAGCAACGACACCTGGTTCGGCACCTCCATCGGCCCGCTGCAGCACCTGCAGATGGCACAGATGCGCGCCCTCGAAGCCGGGCGCTGGATGATCCGCGCCACCAACAACGGCGTCACCGCGCTGATCGACCCCCAGGGCCGCATCAGCACGCAGATTCCGCAGTTCCAGCAGGCCGTGCTGTATGGCCAGGTGCAGCCGGTAGAGGGCCTGACACCCTACCTGCGCTGGCGTGCCTGGCCGCTGGCAGGCCTGTGCCTGGCCCTGCTGGGCTGGGCCCTGTGGGCACGCCGGCGCGGTACCTCCAGCGCGGCGCGCATGCAGACCGCCTGA
- a CDS encoding HlyC/CorC family transporter encodes MSEDRSSNEQKSWLNKLTQAFAHEPRNRQELLEVLRDAHQNKLLDSEALTIVEGAIQVADLQVRDIMVPRSQMVSIKAAHSPQEFLPAIIDSAHSRYPVIGESIDEVIGILLAKDLLPLILNGDKPFDIKQLLRPATFVPESKRLNVLLREFRANHNHMAVVIDEYGGVAGLVTIEDVLEQIVGDIEDEHDVEEDSYIKPLPSGDFLVKALTPIDNFNETFDTEYPDDEFDTVGGLVMNAFGHLPKRNEVTEIGEYRFRVLNADSRRVHLLRLTPLER; translated from the coding sequence ATGAGCGAAGACCGATCGAGCAACGAGCAGAAGTCCTGGCTGAACAAGCTGACCCAGGCTTTTGCTCATGAGCCGAGAAACCGCCAGGAACTGCTGGAAGTCCTGCGCGATGCGCACCAGAACAAGCTGCTCGACAGCGAAGCGCTGACCATTGTCGAGGGCGCCATCCAGGTCGCCGACCTGCAGGTGCGCGACATCATGGTGCCGCGTTCGCAGATGGTCAGCATCAAGGCCGCGCACAGCCCGCAGGAATTCCTCCCGGCGATCATCGATTCGGCCCACTCGCGCTACCCGGTGATCGGTGAAAGCATCGACGAAGTGATCGGTATCCTCCTGGCCAAGGATCTGCTGCCGCTCATCCTCAATGGCGACAAGCCGTTCGACATCAAGCAGCTGCTGCGCCCGGCCACCTTCGTGCCGGAGTCCAAGCGCCTCAACGTGCTGCTGCGCGAATTCCGCGCCAACCACAACCACATGGCCGTGGTCATCGACGAATACGGCGGCGTGGCCGGCCTGGTGACCATCGAGGACGTGCTCGAGCAGATCGTCGGCGACATCGAGGACGAGCACGACGTCGAGGAAGACAGCTACATCAAGCCGCTGCCGTCCGGCGACTTCCTGGTCAAGGCGCTGACGCCGATCGACAACTTCAACGAGACCTTCGACACCGAGTACCCCGACGACGAGTTCGACACCGTCGGCGGCCTGGTGATGAACGCCTTCGGCCACCTGCCCAAGCGCAACGAAGTGACCGAGATCGGCGAATACCGCTTCCGCGTGCTCAACGCCGACAGCCGGCGGGTGCACCTGCTGCGCCTCACCCCACTGGAACGCTAA
- the ybeY gene encoding rRNA maturation RNase YbeY has protein sequence MLELDLQNASSATDLPSEAQLRAWCELALRQRTADSELTIRLVDEAEGRELNHTWRHKDYATNVLSFPADVPEEFLDIPLLGDLVICVPVVEREAAEQGKSREAHWAHLVIHGCLHLLGYDHLEDEEAEEMESLERELLAELGHPDPYAEE, from the coding sequence ATGCTTGAACTCGACCTGCAGAACGCCTCCAGCGCCACTGATCTTCCCAGCGAAGCGCAGCTGCGTGCCTGGTGCGAGCTGGCCCTGCGCCAGCGCACGGCCGACTCCGAGCTGACCATCCGCCTGGTCGACGAAGCCGAAGGCCGCGAGCTGAACCACACCTGGCGGCACAAGGACTACGCCACCAACGTGCTGTCCTTCCCGGCCGACGTGCCAGAGGAATTCCTCGACATCCCACTGCTCGGCGACCTGGTGATCTGCGTGCCGGTGGTCGAGCGCGAGGCGGCCGAGCAGGGCAAGAGCCGTGAGGCGCACTGGGCACACCTGGTCATCCATGGCTGCCTGCACCTGCTTGGCTACGACCACCTCGAAGACGAGGAGGCCGAAGAAATGGAATCCCTGGAACGGGAATTGCTGGCCGAACTGGGTCATCCCGACCCCTACGCCGAAGAATAG
- a CDS encoding PhoH family protein, translating into MNAPIEPHRFILEPFEARRFANLCGQFDEHLRLIEQRLAIEIRNRGNQFELVGAPQHTHSAENLLRRLYRETKSTELSPDMVHLFLQESGIEELNNNPRGEASVTLRTRKGVIKPRGANQQRYVKSILDNDINFGIGPAGTGKTYLAVACAVDALEREQVRRILLVRPAVEAGEKLGFLPGDLAQKIDPYLRPLYDALYEMLGFETVAKLIEKQVIEIAPLAYMRGRTLNNSFIILDESQNTTLEQMKMFLTRIGFGSTAVITGDITQVDLPRGTKSGLSHVMEVLKDVPGISFTHFKPKDVVRHPLVQRIVEAYERFEGRQDKAPGDA; encoded by the coding sequence TTGAACGCACCCATAGAACCGCATCGTTTTATCCTCGAACCCTTCGAAGCACGCCGCTTCGCCAACCTCTGCGGGCAATTCGACGAGCACCTGCGCCTGATCGAACAACGCCTGGCCATCGAGATCCGCAACCGCGGCAACCAGTTCGAACTGGTCGGTGCGCCCCAGCACACCCATTCCGCAGAAAACCTCCTGCGTCGCCTGTACCGCGAGACCAAGAGCACCGAGCTGTCGCCGGACATGGTGCACCTGTTCCTGCAGGAATCCGGCATCGAGGAACTCAACAACAACCCGCGCGGCGAGGCCAGCGTCACCCTGCGTACGCGCAAGGGCGTGATCAAGCCACGCGGTGCCAACCAGCAGCGCTACGTCAAGTCGATCCTCGACAACGACATCAACTTCGGCATCGGCCCGGCCGGTACCGGCAAGACCTACCTGGCCGTAGCCTGCGCGGTGGACGCACTGGAGCGCGAGCAGGTACGACGCATCCTGCTGGTACGCCCGGCGGTCGAAGCTGGCGAGAAGCTCGGCTTCCTGCCCGGCGACCTGGCGCAGAAGATCGACCCTTACCTGCGCCCGCTGTATGACGCGCTGTACGAGATGCTTGGTTTCGAGACCGTGGCCAAGCTGATCGAGAAGCAGGTGATAGAGATCGCCCCGCTGGCCTACATGCGCGGCCGCACGCTTAACAACAGCTTCATCATTCTCGACGAGAGTCAGAACACCACCCTCGAGCAGATGAAGATGTTCCTCACCCGTATCGGTTTCGGCTCGACGGCCGTGATCACCGGCGACATCACCCAGGTCGACCTGCCGCGCGGCACCAAGTCCGGCCTGAGCCATGTGATGGAAGTGCTGAAGGACGTACCGGGCATCAGCTTCACCCACTTTAAGCCCAAGGACGTGGTGCGCCACCCCCTGGTGCAGCGCATCGTCGAGGCCTACGAGCGCTTCGAAGGGCGCCAGGACAAGGCTCCCGGCGATGCTTGA
- the miaB gene encoding tRNA (N6-isopentenyl adenosine(37)-C2)-methylthiotransferase MiaB: MAKKLYIETHGCQMNEYDSSRMVDLLGEHQALEVTENPAEADVILLNTCSIREKAQDRVFSQLGRWRELKQEKPDLVIGVGGCVASQEGAAIRDRAPYVDVVFGPQTLHRLPEMIDAARSTKTAQVDISFPEIEKFDRLPEPRVDGPSAFVSVMEGCSKYCTFCVVPYTRGEEVSRPLDDVLAEIIHLAEHGVREVTLLGQNVNGYRGDTRDGHIADFAELLYLVAAIDGIDRIRYTTSHPLEFSDALIQAHAEIPELVRHLHLPVQSGSDRVLAAMKRNHTALEYKSRIRKLKAAVPDILISSDFIVGFPGETEKDFEQTMKLIEDVGFDFSYSFVYSARPGTPAADLPDDIAQETKRERLARLQHKISQQGFENSRRMVGTVQRILVSDYSKKDPGMLQGRTETNRVVNFRSDNPRLIGQFVDVRIDDALPHSLRGSLLEPA; this comes from the coding sequence ATGGCCAAGAAGCTCTATATCGAAACCCACGGTTGCCAGATGAACGAGTACGACAGCTCGCGCATGGTCGATCTGCTGGGCGAACACCAGGCCCTGGAAGTCACGGAGAACCCGGCAGAAGCCGACGTGATCCTCCTCAATACCTGCTCGATCCGCGAAAAAGCCCAGGATCGGGTGTTCTCCCAGCTGGGTCGCTGGCGCGAGTTGAAGCAGGAAAAACCCGACCTGGTGATCGGCGTCGGCGGCTGCGTGGCCAGCCAGGAAGGCGCCGCCATCCGCGACCGCGCGCCCTACGTCGACGTAGTCTTCGGCCCGCAGACCCTGCACCGCCTGCCGGAAATGATCGACGCCGCGCGCTCGACCAAGACCGCCCAGGTCGACATCAGCTTCCCCGAGATCGAGAAGTTCGACCGCCTGCCCGAGCCGCGCGTCGACGGCCCCAGCGCCTTCGTCTCGGTGATGGAAGGCTGCAGCAAGTACTGCACCTTCTGCGTGGTGCCCTACACCCGCGGCGAGGAAGTCAGCCGCCCGCTGGACGACGTGCTGGCCGAGATCATCCACCTGGCCGAGCACGGCGTGCGTGAAGTCACCCTGCTCGGACAGAACGTCAACGGCTACCGCGGCGACACCCGCGACGGGCATATCGCCGACTTCGCCGAGCTGCTCTATCTAGTGGCTGCCATCGACGGCATCGACCGCATCCGCTACACCACCAGCCACCCGCTGGAGTTCTCCGATGCGCTGATCCAGGCCCACGCCGAGATTCCCGAGCTGGTACGCCACCTGCATCTGCCGGTGCAATCCGGCTCCGACCGGGTGCTGGCGGCGATGAAGCGCAACCACACTGCACTGGAATACAAGTCGCGCATCCGCAAGCTCAAGGCAGCGGTGCCGGACATTCTGATCAGCTCGGACTTCATCGTCGGCTTCCCCGGCGAGACCGAGAAGGACTTCGAGCAGACCATGAAGCTGATCGAGGACGTCGGCTTCGACTTCTCCTACTCCTTCGTCTACAGCGCGCGCCCCGGCACCCCGGCCGCCGACCTGCCCGACGACATCGCCCAGGAAACCAAGCGCGAGCGCCTGGCGCGCCTGCAGCACAAGATCAGCCAGCAGGGCTTCGAGAACAGCCGCCGCATGGTCGGCACCGTCCAGCGCATCCTGGTCAGCGACTACTCGAAGAAGGATCCGGGCATGCTCCAAGGCCGCACCGAGACCAACCGGGTGGTCAACTTCCGCTCGGACAACCCGCGCCTGATCGGCCAGTTCGTCGACGTACGCATCGACGACGCCCTGCCCCACTCGCTGCGCGGCAGCCTGCTCGAACCGGCCTGA
- a CDS encoding DUF1820 family protein, with protein MSKREPIYKVIFLNQGQVYEMYAKQIYQSDLWGFLEVEEFVFGERTQVVVDPSEEKLKAQFDGVVRSFVPMHSIVRIDEVERLGTPKISEAKGGGNVMPFPMPMPEK; from the coding sequence ATGAGCAAGCGCGAACCCATCTACAAGGTGATTTTCCTCAACCAGGGCCAGGTGTACGAGATGTATGCCAAGCAGATCTATCAGAGCGATCTGTGGGGCTTCCTGGAAGTGGAGGAGTTCGTCTTCGGCGAGCGCACCCAGGTGGTGGTCGATCCCAGCGAGGAGAAGCTCAAGGCGCAGTTCGACGGCGTGGTGCGCAGCTTCGTGCCGATGCACTCCATCGTGCGCATCGACGAGGTCGAGCGCCTGGGCACGCCGAAGATCAGCGAGGCCAAGGGCGGCGGCAACGTGATGCCGTTCCCCATGCCGATGCCGGAGAAGTAA
- a CDS encoding tetratricopeptide repeat protein yields MKCTGRALSLGCLLLISPLLAQAGGNSLLIPTSGRCSLNTAPEDLPQALAACQQTAQQGDPAAQYELGEFYYDGQRTARDLPQALHWFEQASLQGNAQAQLRLGTMFANGEGVPANNVQAYIVLKMAAVNGSDEAMDSADQVEVRMGREELELASQVLGQIFRSYLLELQNIDSSGPSLTPDPIQSPGMTPQAPAFAP; encoded by the coding sequence ATGAAATGCACCGGCCGCGCCCTGTCTCTGGGCTGCCTGCTGCTCATTTCCCCCCTGCTGGCACAAGCGGGCGGCAACTCGTTGCTGATCCCCACCAGCGGCCGCTGCTCGCTGAACACCGCCCCGGAAGACCTACCGCAAGCTCTCGCCGCCTGCCAGCAGACCGCCCAGCAGGGCGATCCAGCGGCCCAGTACGAGCTCGGCGAGTTCTATTACGACGGCCAGCGCACCGCGCGCGACCTGCCCCAGGCCCTGCACTGGTTCGAGCAGGCCTCGCTGCAGGGCAACGCCCAGGCCCAGTTGCGCCTGGGCACCATGTTCGCCAATGGCGAAGGTGTGCCGGCCAACAATGTGCAGGCTTACATCGTACTGAAGATGGCCGCGGTGAACGGCTCGGACGAGGCCATGGACAGTGCCGACCAGGTCGAGGTGCGCATGGGCCGGGAAGAGCTGGAACTGGCCAGCCAGGTGCTCGGGCAGATCTTCCGCAGCTACCTGCTGGAACTACAGAACATCGACAGCAGCGGCCCCAGCCTCACTCCGGATCCGATCCAGAGCCCGGGCATGACCCCGCAAGCTCCGGCCTTCGCACCGTAA
- a CDS encoding DUF6962 family protein gives MQYSTALSDGLLALACLASLLWLRPHFAGQPLLRALLLGFGLTATAALCGVVRYGLEPGWVEIHRALSQLSSALGLPLLGLAALCLGRGNAWGRPTWTALVLGLVALLIGARWLGVDSGYRLGVNLASLLLILHAGLAHWPRRQPGLLGAGVVALFLIAGLAVGSDGFIGPLPRVDLFHGLLTLAYPLLAWQLLSLARLPLATEIPVKTL, from the coding sequence ATGCAGTACAGCACGGCGCTCAGCGACGGCCTGCTGGCCCTGGCCTGCCTGGCCAGCCTGCTGTGGCTGCGCCCGCACTTCGCCGGCCAGCCGCTGCTGCGCGCCCTGCTGCTGGGTTTCGGCCTGACCGCCACGGCGGCGCTGTGCGGCGTCGTGCGCTACGGGCTGGAGCCGGGCTGGGTCGAGATACACCGCGCGCTCAGCCAGCTCAGCAGTGCCCTCGGCCTGCCCCTGCTGGGCCTGGCCGCGCTCTGCCTCGGTCGCGGCAACGCCTGGGGACGGCCGACCTGGACAGCCCTGGTGCTGGGCCTGGTAGCCCTACTGATCGGTGCCCGCTGGCTGGGCGTGGACTCGGGTTATCGCCTGGGGGTCAACCTGGCCAGCCTGCTGCTGATCCTCCATGCCGGCCTGGCGCACTGGCCACGGCGCCAGCCGGGCCTGCTCGGCGCTGGCGTGGTGGCGCTGTTCCTGATCGCCGGCCTGGCCGTCGGCAGCGACGGCTTCATCGGCCCGCTGCCGCGGGTGGATCTGTTCCACGGCCTGCTGACCCTGGCCTATCCGCTGCTGGCCTGGCAGCTGCTGAGCCTGGCGCGCCTGCCCCTTGCGACAGAAATCCCGGTAAAGACTTTGTAA
- the hemL gene encoding glutamate-1-semialdehyde 2,1-aminomutase, with protein sequence MSRSEILFANAQKHIPGGVNSPVRAFKSVGGTPLFFKHAEGAYVTDEDDKRYVDYVGSWGPMILGHGHPDVLEAVRNQLQHGLSYGAPTAMETEMADLVCSIVPSMEMVRMVSSGTEATMSAIRLARGYTGRDAIIKFEGCYHGHSDSLLVKAGSGLLTQGVPSSAGVPADFAKHTLTLPFNDLAAVEKTLAEVGSSVACIIVEPVAGNMNCVPPAPGFLQGLREQCDKHGVVLIFDEVMTGFRVALGGAQAHYGVTPDLSTFGKIVGGGMPVGCFGGKRAIMGCIAPLGPVYQAGTLSGNPLAMAAGLTTLKLISRPGFHAELSDYTSRMLAGLQERADAAGIPFVTTQAGAMFGLYFSGADDIVTFDDVMASDAERFKQFFHLMLEGGVYLAPSAFEAGFTSIAHGAKELEITFAAAERAFAKLK encoded by the coding sequence ATGTCCCGTTCCGAAATCCTGTTCGCCAACGCGCAGAAACACATCCCCGGCGGCGTCAACTCGCCGGTGCGCGCATTCAAGAGCGTCGGCGGCACCCCACTGTTCTTCAAGCACGCCGAAGGCGCCTACGTCACCGATGAAGACGACAAGCGCTACGTCGACTACGTCGGCTCCTGGGGCCCGATGATCCTCGGCCACGGCCACCCGGACGTACTCGAAGCGGTGCGCAACCAGCTGCAGCACGGCCTGTCCTACGGCGCGCCGACCGCCATGGAAACCGAGATGGCCGACCTGGTGTGCAGCATCGTGCCGTCCATGGAGATGGTGCGCATGGTCAGTTCCGGCACCGAGGCGACCATGAGCGCCATCCGCCTGGCCCGCGGCTACACCGGCCGCGACGCGATCATCAAGTTCGAGGGCTGCTACCACGGGCATTCCGACAGCCTGCTGGTGAAAGCCGGCTCCGGCCTGCTGACCCAGGGAGTACCGAGCTCGGCCGGGGTGCCGGCAGACTTCGCCAAACACACCCTGACCCTGCCGTTCAACGACCTGGCCGCCGTCGAGAAGACCCTGGCCGAAGTTGGCTCGAGCGTCGCCTGCATCATCGTCGAGCCGGTGGCCGGCAACATGAACTGCGTGCCGCCGGCGCCGGGCTTCCTTCAGGGCCTGCGCGAGCAGTGCGACAAACATGGCGTAGTGCTGATCTTCGACGAGGTAATGACCGGCTTCCGCGTCGCCCTCGGCGGCGCCCAGGCGCACTACGGCGTGACTCCGGATCTGTCGACCTTCGGCAAGATCGTCGGCGGCGGCATGCCGGTCGGCTGCTTCGGCGGCAAGCGCGCGATCATGGGCTGCATCGCCCCGCTGGGCCCGGTCTACCAGGCCGGCACCCTGTCCGGTAACCCGCTGGCCATGGCCGCCGGCCTGACCACCCTCAAGCTGATCAGCCGCCCAGGCTTCCACGCCGAACTGAGCGACTACACCAGCCGCATGCTGGCTGGCCTGCAGGAACGCGCCGATGCCGCCGGCATCCCGTTCGTCACCACCCAGGCCGGCGCCATGTTCGGCCTGTACTTCAGCGGTGCCGACGACATCGTCACCTTCGACGACGTGATGGCCAGCGATGCCGAGCGCTTCAAGCAGTTCTTCCACCTGATGCTGGAAGGCGGCGTGTACCTGGCCCCGAGCGCTTTCGAGGCCGGCTTCACCTCCATCGCCCATGGCGCCAAGGAGCTGGAAATCACCTTCGCCGCCGCCGAACGCGCCTTCGCCAAGCTCAAGTGA
- the thiE gene encoding thiamine phosphate synthase, with translation MKKLRGLYAITDSQLLDGGRLLPYVEAALKGGVRLLQYRDKSDDSARRLREAEALRELCNQYGAELIINDDAELAARLGVGLHLGQGDGSLAAARALLGRQAIIGATCHAQLELAAVANREGASYLAFGRFFNSQTKPGAPAATADLLAQARAHFNLPLVAIGGITLDNAGPLILAGADLLAVVHALFSAPSTAEVERRARAFSVLFPSS, from the coding sequence GTGAAGAAGTTGCGTGGCCTCTATGCCATCACCGATAGCCAGCTGCTCGACGGCGGTCGCCTGCTGCCCTACGTGGAGGCGGCACTGAAAGGCGGCGTGCGCCTGCTGCAGTACCGCGACAAGTCGGACGACAGCGCCCGCCGCCTGCGTGAGGCCGAGGCCCTGCGCGAGCTGTGCAACCAGTACGGTGCCGAGCTGATCATCAACGACGATGCCGAACTGGCCGCGCGCCTCGGCGTCGGCCTGCACCTGGGCCAGGGCGACGGCTCGCTGGCCGCCGCCCGCGCCCTGCTCGGCCGCCAGGCGATCATCGGCGCCACCTGCCATGCCCAGCTGGAGCTGGCCGCCGTGGCCAATCGCGAAGGCGCCAGCTACCTGGCCTTCGGCCGCTTCTTCAACTCGCAGACCAAACCTGGCGCCCCGGCAGCCACGGCCGACCTGCTGGCCCAGGCCCGCGCGCACTTCAACCTGCCGCTGGTGGCCATCGGCGGCATCACCCTGGACAACGCCGGCCCCTTGATCCTCGCCGGCGCCGACCTGCTGGCCGTCGTCCACGCCCTGTTTTCCGCCCCCTCCACCGCAGAGGTGGAGAGGCGCGCACGCGCCTTCAGCGTGCTGTTCCCGTCATCCTGA
- a CDS encoding hydroxymethylpyrimidine/phosphomethylpyrimidine kinase, which translates to MNRHNSRPVVLCLSGHDPSGGAGLQADIEALLAQGCHAAPAVTALTVQDTVNVSDFRVLDREWVLAQAHAIIADLPVAAVKLGMLGSVEMVDTVVEIMQLLPGVPLVCDPVLRAGGGGSLGKDDVGYAMRERLLPVAAIATPNLPEARILAELPNGTADECAEKLLPKIQHLLITGGHGDESEVHNRLYSRDGSRHTFTCQRLPGSYHGSGCTLASTLAGRLALGENLASAVRSALDYTWRTLRDAEQPGRGQFVPRRLPLDFAQ; encoded by the coding sequence ATGAACAGACACAACTCCCGCCCCGTCGTCCTCTGCCTGTCCGGCCACGATCCATCTGGTGGTGCCGGCCTGCAGGCGGACATCGAAGCCCTGCTCGCCCAGGGTTGCCATGCCGCCCCGGCGGTCACCGCCCTGACCGTGCAGGACACGGTCAATGTCAGCGACTTCCGCGTGCTCGACCGCGAATGGGTGCTGGCCCAGGCCCACGCCATCATTGCCGACCTGCCGGTAGCAGCGGTCAAGCTGGGCATGCTCGGCTCGGTCGAGATGGTCGACACCGTGGTCGAGATCATGCAGTTGCTGCCGGGTGTGCCGCTGGTCTGCGACCCGGTGCTGCGCGCCGGCGGCGGCGGCTCGCTGGGCAAGGACGATGTCGGCTACGCCATGCGCGAGCGCCTGCTGCCGGTGGCCGCCATCGCCACGCCGAACCTGCCGGAAGCACGCATCCTCGCCGAACTGCCGAACGGCACAGCCGACGAATGCGCCGAGAAGCTGCTGCCGAAGATCCAGCACCTGCTGATCACCGGCGGCCACGGCGACGAGTCGGAAGTACACAATCGTCTGTACTCGCGCGATGGCAGCCGCCACACCTTCACCTGCCAGCGCCTGCCCGGCAGCTACCACGGTTCCGGCTGCACCCTGGCCAGCACCCTGGCCGGCCGCCTGGCCCTCGGCGAGAACCTGGCCAGCGCCGTGCGCTCGGCCCTGGATTACACCTGGCGCACCCTGCGCGACGCCGAGCAGCCGGGCCGCGGCCAGTTCGTGCCGCGCCGCCTGCCGCTGGACTTCGCGCAATGA